Within the Candidatus Hydrogenedentota bacterium genome, the region TGATGCCGGGCATATCGGCAGGATATTTTCCCCCTTCTTCACGACAAAGGAAAAAGGCACGGGACTCGGCCTCGCCGTCGCGGCCAAGATCGTCGAGGGCCACCTCGGCGCGATTGAAGCCGAAAGTTCCCCCGGCAAGGGCACCCTCATGCGTATCCGGCTGCCGCGGGTGGCGTAACCGGAAATCCGGCCCTTATATCTCGTCGTAAAAAAAGTCGCCTGTCCGCGCGATTGATCGGTATAATCGCGGCACAAGACATTGGGTCCGGGCAGATGGACATCGTACAACAACCGGCATGGTTTAAAATCAGGAAGACGCTGCGCTATGCGCGCCTGTACGGTCCGGGACGGACCTATATCAAGGTGCGCAGCGAACTGCACATGAAGAGGCGTTTTGCGGTGTTGCCGGCCAAACGATCCGACTGGCTTCCGGGCCAATCCGTCGGGCTGATCGGGTGCGGACGGTACGGTTACTCGACCATCGCATACTACCTGCAACGCCGGTTCGGGGCCGTCATCGGCGCGTGCATGGACATTGACGCCCACCGGGCCGCGTCGCTTGCACAATTTTTCCGAATCCCGCATCACACGGACGACGCCGAAGAACTCATCGCGGACGGCCGGTTGAAAATGATTTATATCGCGTCGAACCACGCGACCCATGCCGAATATGCGATTCGCGCGCTCGATGCGGGCAAGCACGTCTATATCGAAAAACCGCATGTGGTAAGCGAAGATCAGTTGGCCCGGCTGTATAAGGCCATGAAACGTTCCGGGGGACGGGTTTTTCTCGGCTTCAACCGACCCGTGGGACGGCTCGGTCGGCGCGCTATCGAGTTTCTTGCGCGCGAACCGGGTTCGGGCGTCTACAACTGGTTTGTCGTGGGCATGCTGCTCGACGAGGATCATTGGTATCACGACGAAGGTGAAGGCGGGCGCGTTCTTGGCAATATCTGCCATTGGACGGATTACGTCCTGCATCTCGTGCCGCGCGACGCATTCCCGATAGCCATCCATCCGGTGCGTGACCGGAAGCCGGACGAGGATATCGCGATCTCGTATCGCTTCAACGAGGGATCCATCGCCGTGATTACCTATTCGGCAAAAGGCTATCCCTTCGAAGGCGTCCGCGAGCGTTTTTCGGCGCAAAAGGGCAATTGCATCCTTTCGTTGGATGACTTCGAGCGCCTGCGCGCGGACGTGCTTGACCGGAAGCATATCGTGCGCAATTTTTACCGGCACCACGGACACCGCGAGAATATCTGCGGAGCCTATGAAAGCGTGTTTCAGGGACGTCCCTACGATTTCGCCGCGCAATACACGCACATCGTGAACACGGCATGGCTGTTCCTCAAAACCAAGGAAGCGCTCGACCGCGATCGCCCATTGATCATCGGGGCGTGCCCGTTGCTGGACGGGGACTCATGAAAATCTGCATTCTCCAAACCATTCACGAACCCTACGACAAGCGCGTGTTCCACAAGGAAGCCAAAAGCCTTGTGGCGGCAGGCTATGAAGTCATATCCATCGTTCCAAGCGATCAGCCGCTGCCGGACTCCGCCGACGGCGTTCAATTCCGGCGCATCCCCGTATCGAAGAACTTCCTCGACCGGTTTGTCTCTTCGCTGCGTCTGGCATGGATGGGCCGGCGCGAACGCGCGGACGTGTACATGAGCGTCGAGCCGGAATCGTGGGTATCGGCGCTGCTCATCAAGTTGGCGACCGGACGGAAGATTGTTTTCGACGTCCACGAATACTTTCCCACACTTTTCGCGCGGCTGTTTCCCAAGGCGATGGAACGCGCGGTCGTATGGGCGACGCTGAAAGCCATGCGCGGCATGGCGCGCATGACCGACGCGCTGATTCTGACCAAGGAGTGCCTGCGCGCGGATTTCGCCGGGCTGCCCACGCCGGCCACGGTCGTCCTGAACACCAACCATCTCCAACCGCCCTGCGCGGAAATTCCCGAAGGCATCCGCTCGCGCTATGCGAATCGCACGGTTATCATCCACCAGGGCATATTCGGCGACGCGCGCGGATCGTACCAGTTGCTCGATGCGATGAAACTCGTGGCAGGAAAGATTCCGGACATCGTGTGCATTTGTCTTGGCGATTACCTGTACGGGGACGAGGCCGCCTACCGGGAAGCGCTGCGGGCCAGCGGCATGGATCGCCACATCGAACTGCTCCCGCCCGTTCCGTTTCAGCAGGTGCCGGCCTATATCGCCGCGTCGCGCATCGGCCTGATCCTGTTCCAGCCGGTCGGACTGCAACACACGCTGGGCATGCCGCACAAGATGTTCGATTATATGCGCGAGGGCGTGCCCGTCATCGCTCCCGATTACGCCGTCGAGATCCGGCATGTCGTCGAGGAAGCCCAATGCGGGCTGCTGATTGACGTCACCAATCCCGGGGCCATCGCGGAAGCCATCATCCGCCTGATCGAAAATCCCGAGGAAGCCCGGCGACTCGGCGCCAACGGACGGCGCAGCGTCGAAACGCGCTACAACTGGGAAACCGAGGAGAAAAAACTCCTCGCCGTCTTTGAAAACCTCCGCACGAAACCGTGAGGTGTTCCGCTGGAGGTCAATCGGCCGTTTTCGCGGAAGGCGGAGCAGGGCTATATTGAAACTATGGGAGACGTTCAATGGACACCTTCTTGCTGATGTTTATGATTGTGGCGACTGGCGTCTTGTTGATTCCATGCGCATGTGCAGCGGCGGCGTTGCCGGAAGAGATGGCGGCGATGCGCGACTGGACCGCGAATCTTCTCGGCGGCGATCCGAGCCGGGTGTTGTCGTTCCAGTACGGGGGGCGTCCCATCGGCGAAGTCGCGATTGCCTGGAAAACGGAAAGGACGAACGATGAGAGTGCGCCGGATCGCATCGAACGCGTTCTGACGATCTCCGCCCCGGTATCGGGGCTGGTCATTCGATGCTGCGTGACGGAATACAAGGATTTCCCGGCCGTCGAATGGGTCCTGTACCTCAAAAACGCCGGAGACGCCGACACGCCGATCATTTCGGACATTCTGCCGATAGACGCCGGCTTCGTTTCCCTGCGGGCGGAGGAGGTGCGCCTTCATCATGCGAAAGGCAGCGATTGCCGCATGGACGATTTCGCGCCGCTGCTTACCCCGCTCGGTCCGACGGGCGATCAACCGCAAGCACCGTGGATCGGCGAGGGCAATCCGTTTCGCATCGAATCGCAAGGCGGACGGTCTTCCTGCGGCGCGTTGCCGTTCTTCAATCTCGACATGGGCGCGCACGGCGTCATCGGGGCCATCGGTTGGACGGGCGACTGGGCGGCGTCGTTCCATCGAACCGATGCGGAGGTCCGCGTGCGCGCGGGCATGAAGCGGACGCATCTGAAACTCCTGCCCGGCGAGGAAATCCGCACGCCCCGCATTATGCTTCTGTTCTGGAACGGCGATCGGATGCGCGGCCACAACCTGCTGCGGCAATTCATCCTCACCCACCACTCGCCGACGGTCGGCGGCAAGCCGGCGCAGGCGCCGATATGCAATGCGACGTGGGGCGGCAATTTCATCAAGAAACACATCGAACACGGGCAGTGGTGGGTCGAAAACAAGTTGC harbors:
- a CDS encoding Gfo/Idh/MocA family oxidoreductase, with protein sequence MDIVQQPAWFKIRKTLRYARLYGPGRTYIKVRSELHMKRRFAVLPAKRSDWLPGQSVGLIGCGRYGYSTIAYYLQRRFGAVIGACMDIDAHRAASLAQFFRIPHHTDDAEELIADGRLKMIYIASNHATHAEYAIRALDAGKHVYIEKPHVVSEDQLARLYKAMKRSGGRVFLGFNRPVGRLGRRAIEFLAREPGSGVYNWFVVGMLLDEDHWYHDEGEGGRVLGNICHWTDYVLHLVPRDAFPIAIHPVRDRKPDEDIAISYRFNEGSIAVITYSAKGYPFEGVRERFSAQKGNCILSLDDFERLRADVLDRKHIVRNFYRHHGHRENICGAYESVFQGRPYDFAAQYTHIVNTAWLFLKTKEALDRDRPLIIGACPLLDGDS
- a CDS encoding glycosyltransferase family 4 protein, whose product is MKICILQTIHEPYDKRVFHKEAKSLVAAGYEVISIVPSDQPLPDSADGVQFRRIPVSKNFLDRFVSSLRLAWMGRRERADVYMSVEPESWVSALLIKLATGRKIVFDVHEYFPTLFARLFPKAMERAVVWATLKAMRGMARMTDALILTKECLRADFAGLPTPATVVLNTNHLQPPCAEIPEGIRSRYANRTVIIHQGIFGDARGSYQLLDAMKLVAGKIPDIVCICLGDYLYGDEAAYREALRASGMDRHIELLPPVPFQQVPAYIAASRIGLILFQPVGLQHTLGMPHKMFDYMREGVPVIAPDYAVEIRHVVEEAQCGLLIDVTNPGAIAEAIIRLIENPEEARRLGANGRRSVETRYNWETEEKKLLAVFENLRTKP